CTGAGCCAATTGGCTAATCTGCTGGATGAGACGGTCTATCTCGTTCTGCTCCTTTTCAGAGTAGTGGAAGAAACTCTGcttgactggagaggcctcaggtgTGAGCAGGCCTTCGGGCACCAGGGGGACATCCACAGAGAGGGGGCCCCGGAGCTGGGCTAGGGCCAAGAGCGTGCAGTCCCCATTACCAGGGCTGCTAGGACTTGGGGGCAACTTCTCATAGAGAAAACTGCATCCCTCCTGGGCAAAGTAAGTCTTGGTAGGATTGGGACTCAGTTGCTCTGGGAAGGTTTGGCTGGGGCTGTCCAGGTGTGCTTggaatgctgtgctgggaggagTCAGCTGTTCATGGGCAGGGCTGCCCAGAGGCTCTGGGAAGGTGGCTGTGCTGGGAAGCAGCTGGTCTGGGAAGGTGGAGGTGCAGGGAGTCAACTGGTCTTCATAGCTTCTGACTGAGGTTTCAGTCAACTGGCCTTGCAGTGGGCTAGTTAGTGGATCTGGGAAGGTTGCACTGCTGGGCGTCAACTGATCAGAGAAGGTCGCTGTGCTTGGAGTCAGCTGTTCTTGAAGAGTGCTGGATGGGGTGGGCAAGTGGGTCTGGAAGGGCTCATGGAGGCTGAAGAGGAAGGCACAGCCTCCTGGCTGATGGGGCGTGTACGGTGGAGTGCACACAAGATCTTTGCTCAGTTCTGCTTGGAGAGAAGGCTCAGGCCCAGAAGGGAATGTCAGGTAACTGAAGTCCAGTTCTTTGGAGGGTCGGGGAAGCTCTTCTGATGCAGAGACAACACTCAGTTCAGGAGCACTGGGGAAGCTGGTGCTTCTGGGAGCCCCCAGGGCTGTGGTGAAGAGTGGGTTAGTGCTGGGGCACTGTTCCTGGGAAAGAATGTTTTCAGGGAATGAGGGCAGCATGGTTGGAGCGCCCAGGACATAAGCTGCCTGGGTATCTTCAGAGTTCAACTGCTGGCGGAGGCTCCAGGCTTCCATGTcactggagaggagagaagaggcagCTGGTAAGGGTCTGATGTCCATTTCCAGAGCAGTTCCCTGATTTGTATCTCCTCCATGCTGACCTCAGCTGCCCCCTAGGCCCCTGGCTTGTGGCTTACCTGATTGGGTAGTTATTGGCAGTAATGGGGCCCTCTGGACCTTCTGAGTATAATAGGCAGTAAAtccatgcccagcctccagtcTTGGCCTGTAACCTCACCACCATCTCTGCCTGAATATCTCCACTCTCAGCCACTGGGGAGAAAGAAGATACAGAGTTAGGATGCCCACCAGGCAACTCTACCTACTCCCTGCCCTTGGTCACCTCTCCACTGAATTGAGATAGCCATGACATCCTCTCTTCTGACTACCCTCACCTGCACCACTCAGCTCTCTACCTTGACCTCACCACTCAAAGTCCCCCAGTTCTGATTCGATTATTGCCTTGAATCCTCACCCTCATATTCACCCTATAGCGTCCAAAACTGTTGGCCTCTGTTATCTCCCCAGCATCACTCTTGACTACAGCTCATCTTTGTCTGGTCTCCCATGCCCTTTCCCAGCTTGCTGTCTTGTCCCCAGCCTCTCTGGACACTCACACAGGCGGTAGTGTTGAGCAGAAGCGTGGGCCAGGTCCTCGGGGTGCAGCAGTCCATACCATGATTTACAAAGCAGTTCACTGCGCTCAAAGCCCAGGTAGATTAGGACACTGGGAAAGTGGAAAGGGTGAGGTCAGCTTTCTGTTTTCCTTGCTTGATACCCATGCATCTCATTCCCTCCCAGATCCTCTGCCCCCTTAAACCCCATCCTCCCTGCCCCTGACTCCAGAATCTAGGGTTCCTTCATCTCTGGCCTGCCTTCCTCTTGGAATCTGAACACTCCAGGCTTACCTCTCAGAGATGTCCAGTAGGGCCAGGTCTTTAGCATGACGACTCTGGAACATGGCCAGGAAGAGtgaggcagggccag
The sequence above is a segment of the Theropithecus gelada isolate Dixy chromosome 14, Tgel_1.0, whole genome shotgun sequence genome. Coding sequences within it:
- the NPAS4 gene encoding neuronal PAS domain-containing protein 4 isoform X2, with product MLTHLGPTGQETPCSQLSVPHWSQDPALALALALALPHSSWPCSRVVMLKTWPYWTSLRVAESGDIQAEMVVRLQAKTGGWAWIYCLLYSEGPEGPITANNYPISDMEAWSLRQQLNSEDTQAAYVLGAPTMLPSFPENILSQEQCPSTNPLFTTALGAPRSTSFPSAPELSVVSASEELPRPSKELDFSYLTFPSGPEPSLQAELSKDLVCTPPYTPHQPGGCAFLFSLHEPFQTHLPTPSSTLQEQLTPSTATFSDQLTPSSATFPDPLTSPLQGQLTETSVRSYEDQLTPCTSTFPDQLLPSTATFPEPLGSPAHEQLTPPSTAFQAHLDSPSQTFPEQLSPNPTKTYFAQEGCSFLYEKLPPSPSSPGNGDCTLLALAQLRGPLSVDVPLVPEGLLTPEASPVKQSFFHYSEKEQNEIDRLIQQISQLAQGMDRPFSAEAGTGGLEPLGGLEPLDSNLSLSGAGPPVLSLDLKPWKCQELDFLADPDNMFLEETPVEDIFMDLSTPDPSEEWGSGDPEAEGPGGAPSPCNNLSPEDHSFLEDLATYETAFETGVSAFPYDGFTDELHQLQSQVQDSFHEDGSGGEPTF
- the NPAS4 gene encoding neuronal PAS domain-containing protein 4 isoform X1; amino-acid sequence: MYRSTKGASKARRDQINAEIRNLKELLPLAEADKVRLSYLHIMSLACIYTRKGVFFAGGTPLAGPTGLLSAQELEDIVAALPGFLLVFTAEGKLLYLSESVSEHLGHSMVDLVAQGDSIYDIIDPADHLTVRQQLTLPSALDTDRLFRCRFNTSKSLRRQSAGNKLVLIRGRFHAHPPGAYWAGNPVFTAFCAPLEPRPRPGPGPGPGPASLFLAMFQSRHAKDLALLDISESVLIYLGFERSELLCKSWYGLLHPEDLAHASAQHYRLLAESGDIQAEMVVRLQAKTGGWAWIYCLLYSEGPEGPITANNYPISDMEAWSLRQQLNSEDTQAAYVLGAPTMLPSFPENILSQEQCPSTNPLFTTALGAPRSTSFPSAPELSVVSASEELPRPSKELDFSYLTFPSGPEPSLQAELSKDLVCTPPYTPHQPGGCAFLFSLHEPFQTHLPTPSSTLQEQLTPSTATFSDQLTPSSATFPDPLTSPLQGQLTETSVRSYEDQLTPCTSTFPDQLLPSTATFPEPLGSPAHEQLTPPSTAFQAHLDSPSQTFPEQLSPNPTKTYFAQEGCSFLYEKLPPSPSSPGNGDCTLLALAQLRGPLSVDVPLVPEGLLTPEASPVKQSFFHYSEKEQNEIDRLIQQISQLAQGMDRPFSAEAGTGGLEPLGGLEPLDSNLSLSGAGPPVLSLDLKPWKCQELDFLADPDNMFLEETPVEDIFMDLSTPDPSEEWGSGDPEAEGPGGAPSPCNNLSPEDHSFLEDLATYETAFETGVSAFPYDGFTDELHQLQSQVQDSFHEDGSGGEPTF